A stretch of the Onychomys torridus chromosome 23, mOncTor1.1, whole genome shotgun sequence genome encodes the following:
- the C23H2orf72 gene encoding uncharacterized protein C2orf72 homolog isoform X1, whose translation MESELEALARQPASPAEPLFQALVEAAGGRGQVLLVGELWEREQSRALLQDFSRAVFPPEPEPEPEPEPEPGKPGCAEAGNAVTAAATGPHRAPGAKAARVIRSPLVFALCRSSSLAAREPRRSLREILRDVRGRRREGAALVGVLVADSGAEDAVAPGLQLLETLLRTVFGRQVGGPVQAAAFSPGSPASSLAVQEAACRALQAAGPGRPAEGTWERPGFPGLLTCFSWGPRNQRKNRGDTTSSQGPAQEHLQVSEEELALTAIFPNGDCEDRGSGSRAQDGVLHLPPKPLGDTR comes from the exons ATGGAGAGCGAGCTGGAGGCGCTGGCCCGGCAGCCAGCGAGCCCGGCCGAGCCGCTCTTCCAGGCGCTGGTGGAAGCTGCGGGCGGCCGCGGGCAAGTGCTGCTGGTGGGCGAGCTGTGGGAGCGCGAGCAGAGCCGCGCGCTGCTGCAGGACTTCTCCCGCGCCGTGTTCCCTCcggagccggagccggagccggagccggagccggAACCAGGCAAGCCGGGCTGCGCAGAGGCCGGGAACGCGGTCACCGCAGCGGCCACCGGGCCGCATCGGGCTCCCGGGGCGAAGGCAGCGCGCGTCATCCGCTCGCCGCTCGTCTTCGCGCTGTGCCGCTCCTCGTCGCTGGCCGCCCGGGAGCCGCGGCGCAGCCTGCGGGAGATCCTGCGGGATGTGCGCGGCCGGCGGCGGGAGGGCGCCGCGCTGGTCGGGGTCCTGGTGGCCGACTCGGGAGCAGAGGACGCGGTGGCGCCAGGACTGCAGCTGCTGGAGACGCTGCTGCGCACAGTGTTCGGCCGCCAGGTGGGGGGCCCGGTGCAGGCTGCCGCCTTCAGTCCCGGTTCCCCGGCCTCCAGCCTGGCGGTCCAGGAGGCGGCCTGCAGGGCCCTGCAAGCTGCGGGGCCAGGTCGACCAG CAGAAGGTACCTGGGAAAGACCCGGCTTCCCTGGCCTACTAACTTGCTTTTCCTGGGGTCCTCGGAACCAGAGGAAGAACCGAGGAGATACCACCTCCTCCCAAGGCCCAGCTCAGG AACACCTCCAGGTCTCAGAGGAGGAGCTTGCACTGACAGCCATATTTCCCAATGGAGACTGTGAAGACCGTGGGAGTGGATCTAGAGCCCAGGATGGAGTTCTCCACCTGCCACCCAAGCCCTTAGGGGACACAAGATGA
- the C23H2orf72 gene encoding uncharacterized protein C2orf72 homolog isoform X2 produces MESELEALARQPASPAEPLFQALVEAAGGRGQVLLVGELWEREQSRALLQDFSRAVFPPEPEPEPEPEPEPGKPGCAEAGNAVTAAATGPHRAPGAKAARVIRSPLVFALCRSSSLAAREPRRSLREILRDVRGRRREGAALVGVLVADSGAEDAVAPGLQLLETLLRTVFGRQVGGPVQAAAFSPGSPASSLAVQEAACRALQAAGPGRPEGTWERPGFPGLLTCFSWGPRNQRKNRGDTTSSQGPAQEHLQVSEEELALTAIFPNGDCEDRGSGSRAQDGVLHLPPKPLGDTR; encoded by the exons ATGGAGAGCGAGCTGGAGGCGCTGGCCCGGCAGCCAGCGAGCCCGGCCGAGCCGCTCTTCCAGGCGCTGGTGGAAGCTGCGGGCGGCCGCGGGCAAGTGCTGCTGGTGGGCGAGCTGTGGGAGCGCGAGCAGAGCCGCGCGCTGCTGCAGGACTTCTCCCGCGCCGTGTTCCCTCcggagccggagccggagccggagccggagccggAACCAGGCAAGCCGGGCTGCGCAGAGGCCGGGAACGCGGTCACCGCAGCGGCCACCGGGCCGCATCGGGCTCCCGGGGCGAAGGCAGCGCGCGTCATCCGCTCGCCGCTCGTCTTCGCGCTGTGCCGCTCCTCGTCGCTGGCCGCCCGGGAGCCGCGGCGCAGCCTGCGGGAGATCCTGCGGGATGTGCGCGGCCGGCGGCGGGAGGGCGCCGCGCTGGTCGGGGTCCTGGTGGCCGACTCGGGAGCAGAGGACGCGGTGGCGCCAGGACTGCAGCTGCTGGAGACGCTGCTGCGCACAGTGTTCGGCCGCCAGGTGGGGGGCCCGGTGCAGGCTGCCGCCTTCAGTCCCGGTTCCCCGGCCTCCAGCCTGGCGGTCCAGGAGGCGGCCTGCAGGGCCCTGCAAGCTGCGGGGCCAGGTCGACCAG AAGGTACCTGGGAAAGACCCGGCTTCCCTGGCCTACTAACTTGCTTTTCCTGGGGTCCTCGGAACCAGAGGAAGAACCGAGGAGATACCACCTCCTCCCAAGGCCCAGCTCAGG AACACCTCCAGGTCTCAGAGGAGGAGCTTGCACTGACAGCCATATTTCCCAATGGAGACTGTGAAGACCGTGGGAGTGGATCTAGAGCCCAGGATGGAGTTCTCCACCTGCCACCCAAGCCCTTAGGGGACACAAGATGA